The Actinobacillus succinogenes 130Z region ACTACACGATAACGTAAATTGTCTGTAAATTTATTGCTGACATCGAAACCGATACCGCGTTCATCTTTATTGCCGGCAGTCAGTTTGATCTCGCCTTTCGGATCTTTGCCCGGACGCTTACTCACTAAGTTCACAATACCACCGGTTTCCATTGCGCCGTAAGTGAAGGAATCGGCGCCTTTCACTACTTCAATACTTTCTAAACCGTAAGTGTTCGGTAACCATACGAAGAAACCGTTTTTACCCAACGCCGTGCCGTCTAATGTCATCGACGCATCAAAACCGCGGATTTTAAACCAATCGGTGTCGTTATCGCCGCCGTAAGGTTCGGTGACAATCCCCGCCTGATAGCGCAGAGCCTGATCCACTTTTTGCGCGTTTTCATCGGCGATTTGCTGTTCGCCGATTACATCGACGGATTTCGGCGTCATGTAGTCTACTTTGCCTGCTTTGGCAACGGAACCGACCACTTCAATTTCGTTCAGTTGTTCGGTCTCTTCCGCCATAGCTGCAGACGCGGTAAGTGCTAACGCACTTACAATACTAGTATTGATGAAAGCTCTTTTCATGATTGTTTTCCTAAAGTTAACGATTAAATTTTTCTTACCGTCAGTAAAAAATAAGTTCCGCCGATGAGTGTAGCGACCAATCCTGCCGGCACTTCATAGGGAAATAAAATCTGTCTGCCGAGCCAATCCGCAGACATCATAATGAATCCGCCTAAACAAGCGGAAATCAATAATTGATTGCGCACCCTTTTCACCCCTAATAGCGTGGTGATTTGCGGTACCAATAAGCCGATAAAGGTCAGCGGACCGATAATCAGGGTGGCAAGTGCGGTCAAAATTGCCGTAAAAAATATTAGGATCCAACGGGTGCGTGGTAAATTTAATCCTAAAGCCTGCGCCATTGGCGTTTGTAATGCCAGCAGTTCCAACCAACGGCAAAAAATTAAACTTGCCGCTAACAGCAACAAACTGAGGCAGAGATAACCGAGCGCAAAATCCTGGTGAATATTTTGCGTGGAACCCGATGTCCAGGCGATTAATTGATTTACGCGCGGATCACCGCCGGCAATGGCTAATCGCTGTAACGTATCCAATAAGGCGGACAGACTGATCCCCGTCAGTAGCACTTTTTCCGGCAACATGCCCTGACGTTGATTAATTGCGACCAGAATAAACAGCGCAATCAACGCGCCTAGAATACCCGCCAGCCAGAACCATTGAGTTTGTTGTGCGGAAAACAGGAATATTACCGCCAGAATGCCCATTGTCGTGCCGGATGAAACGCCTAACAGTTCGGGGCTTGCCATCGGGTTAAGGGTTAGCCGCTGCAGAATGACACCGGCTACGGCAAGTAAAATTCCGACGGATAAAGCGGTTAGCACGCGCGGATAGCGTAAGACAAAAATTTGCCGATCCCATTGGTCAGCGATGTCCAGCCAATGCCAGCCTTGTAGGCTCTGTCCTAACATTAAGGCGGTGACGGTGGAAATTATTAATAAAATAAGGATGATGGCAAAAAAGTGCGGTGAAAAATTTCGTCGTTTTTCTACCGTTTGTGATTGTAAACGCCCGGTATGCGACAGTGCGCGAAACATTAACCAAAGCAGCAACGGTGTGCCGAGCAGGGCGGTGACGGCACCGGTTGGCAGACTAATTCCTTTAAATTGCGCTAGCAGTTGCAGACACAAATCCGTTATGCCAAGCAACAATGCGCCCGTAACGAATGACGCAGCCAGCTGCCCTTTTAAGGTTCGTACGCCGAGTTGGCGCACGATGGTGGCGGAAGCAAGCCCCAAAAAACCTAACATTCCTACGGCGGACACCACGGCGGCAATTAAGAATGCCGCTACGGCTACGCCGATTAAACGTAGTTTTCCCACCGGCACGCCCAAACTTTGCGCATTAGCATCGTTCAGTGTCAAAATAGTTAACGGACGAATTAATAAAGCGATAATCGCGCAAGCCGGTATGGCTTGCAGGCATAACACTTGGCTGTCCCGCCAGCTTTCCTGAACCAGCGAACCGGCACCCCATTGCGCTAAACCGCGGGATTCTTCGGGATAAAATAACATCATCATGGATGAAAAAGCACCGAAATACAGATTTATCACTAAACCGGCTAAAATCAATAATAACGGGGACATGGATTTCCGCATGGCGAGGGTCAGCACCAATATCAGGCTGAATGCCGCACCTAAAACGGCAATAACGGCGGAGCCGTTTTCCAATTGTTCCGGCATGACTATAGCGCAAAGAAATAACGCGAATTGAGCGCCGCTGCTGATGCCCAGCGTGTTATCCGAAGCAAGGGGATTCGCCGTTACCTGTTGTAGCAATAAACTGGCAAAGCCGAGAAGCCCGCCCGCCAACACAGCCATACCGATTCGAGGCAAGGTATAACTGTTTATTAATAAAATCTCAAGGTTGTCATCGGCTGCCCATAATCGGGTGAAATATACCGTAGCGGGCAGTTGACTATGCAACAGGAAAACCAATAATCCGGTAAACAGGATAAAACTCAATGCACCGAAGGTGATAAAACGTTTTTTTACCATGTTTCACCTCCGTTTTGCAGCCCGTTTGCCAAGGCTTCCGCAAAGCGTTGTGCCGACGGGATTCCGCCGAATGTCCAAATAGCGGGCAAAATTAACGGATCACGCGCCATTGCCAGACGTTGCCATAAGGTATTGTATTTTAATGCCGTCGGAATATTGACGGGATAAGGCTTAATCACGACAAAACGACTGTTTTTCGGCAGTTTTGCCAGTCGGGTGGCATCGATGGTTTCAAATCCCCAAATATTTTGCGAACCCGCCCAGGCATTACGCAAGCCGAGTTGTGTCAACACCGCGCCGAAAGGACTGTTCTTGCCGTAAATACGCAAGTGGCGACTGTCGATAAACTGCACCAGCGCCAGAGGACGATCACGGTAAGGCTGTAAGTGCGGTCGGATTTCGGCGAGTTTTTGCCGATAACGTTGCATAAGTTGCTCGAAGGCTTGCGGGCGGTTAATGAGAACGGCGACCTGTTTGCTTGCGGTGAGGATATTTTGCCAGGCGTCGCCTTCACCGTAGAAATTTACGCTATGAACCTGTTCGGCGAATTTTTGCAGTAACGGTGCGGCGGATGCGTAAAAACCGGTATTAATAAAGATTAGTGAGGTTTTTCGGTTTGTTTTCGACAGTGGAATTAACAACTCCGGATTCGGCTGCATTCTTACACCGAGATCCAATGTATTCATCGGCAATGGCGGTTGTGTCACCCATTGATGATAACTTTTGGCATCACCTACGGCGATTGGCGGCTCACCTAATGCGATTAACGTTTCGGCGACCGTCCAGTCCAGCGTGGCAATGCGGAGATGAGACGAGGCGGCTTGCAGCGGCAAAGCCAAGCATGCAAGCAGAACAGCCAGCCATTTGGCAGACAGTTTATAAGCCGGCAAAAGGTTAAACCGCATGCGCATTAGTAAAAGCTCACCGGACGTCGGGTTTCGGGGTGTGCAATAACATTCAGACGTACGCCGTAGATTTCCTGCAGCTTAGTCGTATTCACCATATCGAAAGCATTACCTTGCGCCAGTAATTTGCCGTTATGCAGGGCAATGAGGTGATCACAATAACGTGCGGCGAGATTGATGTCGTGAATCACGATAATAATGCCCAAATTCAGCTCGTGAGCTAATTTTGTCACCAACTCCATCACTTCAATCTGATGAGCGATATCCAATGCCGCCAAGGGTTCGTCAAGCAGCAAAAAACGACTTTGTTGGGCAAGCAGCATAGCAAGCCAAATTCGGGAACGTTCTCCGCCGGATAAGGTATCCACAAGTTGATCGGCAAATTTTTCCGTTCGCGTAAGGTTTAGCGCGCGATTAATGGCGTCCGTATCTTTCTTTTTGTCGGTGCCGAATAAACCGTTCCAGGCATAACGCCCCATGGCGATCAGTTCTCGGGCGGTTAAATTCGTCGCTTGCGGTAAATTCTGCGGCAAATAGGCAACCTGTTTGGCAAATTCTCGAGATGTCCATTGCGGCAATGGTTTATTGTTGAAGGTGATTAAGCCAGAAGAATAGGGATTTTGTTTGGCAAGCAATTTGATCAATGTCGATTTGCCGGAACCGTTATGTCCGATTAAGCCGTATACTTTTCCCTGTTTAAAAGAAAGGGAAATCGGGAATAGCAATGTTCGGGAGGGCACTTTGAAAGTGACATCGGTAACGGTAAACATAATTTTTTCAACAATCAGGTTTTGGAATTAAAGGACGGTTATTGTAATTGAAAATAGTTTACGTTAAAAGTTTTCTTAGGGTTAAAATTCGTAAAATCCAATCCGTTCAATAACCTACGTCGGGATAAAAAAGTGCGGTCAGAATTTTGTGCATTTTTGCGATGGAATTTAATCGGTTTACACTTTTAAATTAATTGCTTTTTGTGGCAAAAATACTTTTCTTTTTTCTTGTTTTTAATGATAAAGTGGAAACACTGGGTTTTGAGACTTATGGGGGTTTGAAGCGGTCGTCAGGTTGCTTTAAACGAAATATCACCAAACAAATGAAGGAAACATTATGCTAATTGGTGTACCAAGAGAACGGCTCAACGGTGAAACTCGCGTGGCGGCGACGCCGAAAACCGTTGAACAGATTAAAAAGCTCGGCTTTGATGTCATCGTCGAAAACGATGCCGGCTTTAAAGCGAGTTTTGAGGATAACGCCTTTACCGCAGCCGGTACGTCCGTGGGTTCCCAACAGGATGTCTGGAATGCGGATATTATTTTTAAGGTGAATGCACCGACGGATGAGGAAATAGCGCTGATGAAAGACGGCGCAACCTTAGTCAGCTTTATTTGGCCGGCGCAGAATCCGCAGTTAATGGAAAAATTGTCGGCGAAAAAAATTAATGTGCTGGCAATGGATGCGGTACCGCGCATTTCCCGGGCTCAGGCGCTAGATGCTTTGTCTTCCATGGCGAATATTTCAGGTTATCGCGCCGTCATTGAAGCGGCGAATGCCTTCGGGAGTTTCTTTACCGGACAAATCACTGCGGCAGGTAAAGTGCCGCCGGCGAAAGTGCTGGTGATTGGTGCGGGGGTCGCCGGTTTGGCGGCTATCGGCGCGGCAAACAGTTTGGGTGCTATCGTACGTGCTTTTGACTCTCGTCCCGAAGTGAAAGAGCAAGTTAAATCCATGGGCGCCGATTTCCTGGAAATCGATTTCGAAGAAGAAGGCGGTTCGGGCGACGGCTATGCTAAAGTGATGTCGGAAGAATTTAACCGTCGTGCCATGGCACTTTATGCGGAACAGGCGAAGGACGTGGATATTATCATTACCACTGCCGCTATTCCGGGCAAACCGGCTCCGCGTTTAATTACCAAGGAAATGGTGGATTCCATGAAACCGGGGTCGGTGGTTGTGGATTTAGCGGCGTTAACCGGCGGTAACTGCGAATATACCAAAGCGGGTGAAGTGGTTGTCACGGAAAATCAGGTAAAAGTCATCGGTTATACGGATTTTCCGGCACGCCTGCCGACCCAGTCTTCTCAGCTTTACGGAACGAATCTGGTTAATCTGTTGAAATTACTGGCGCCGAATAAAGACGGTCAAATCGATATTAATTTTGAAGATGTGGTGTTGCGTGGCGTAACCGTTATTCGCGACGGTGAAGTGACTTGGCCGGCTCCGCCGATTCAGGTTTCCGCTCAACCGCAACAAAAAGCGGCGGCGGCTCCGGTGGAGAAGAAAGAAAAAGAACCGACGAATCCGCGGGTGAAATACGGTATTATGGCGGCAATCGTCGTGCTGTTCCTGTGGCTGGCGGCAGTGACGCCGGCGGCGTTCTTATCTCACTTCACGGTATTCGTGTTGTCTTGTGTGGTGGGGTATTACGTGGTGTGGAACGTCAGTCATGCGTTGCATACGCCGTTAATGGCGGTAACCAATGCCATTTCGGGCATTATTATCGTCGGGGCGGTATTGCAAATTGCACAGGGCAGTTTCTATGTCAGCCTTCTGGCGTTTATCGCGATTTTAGTTGCCAGCATTAACATCTTCGGCGGCTTCAAAGTCACTCAGCGTATGCTTTCCATGTTTAGAAAAGGTTAAGGAGAAATATAATGTCAGTAGGTTTAGTGCAAGCCGCATACATTGTATCGGCATTACTGTTTATTATGAGCCTGGCGGGTCTTTCTAAACATGAAACGGCGAAAGCGGGTTGCTGGTACGGTATCGTGGGGATGACCATTGCGTTAATCGCAACAATTTTCGGACCGCAAACCGAAGGTCAGTTCTGGATTATCGTAGCCATGATTATCGGTGCGATCATCGGTATTCACCGTGCGTTAAAAGTGGAAATGACAGAAATGCCGGAATTGGTCGCGATTTTGCACAGCTTTGTGGGTTTGGCTGCCGTTTTAGTCGGTTTTAACAGTTTCGGGTTGCATATCGAACCGGAATTTGTGGCGCCGGTCGGTACGGCATTCGTCAGTGAAGCGGCGCAACAAGCGGCAAAAGAAGCCTTTGATGCGGAACAGGCCGTATTAAATAATATTCACAATGTGGAAGTATTTTTGGGCATTTTCATCGGGGCGGTAACTTTCACCGGTTCCGTAGTGGCATTCGGTAAATTGCGCGGTATTATCAATTCCAAAGCACTCATGTTGCCGCATCGTCATAAATTGAATTTAGCGGCAT contains the following coding sequences:
- the fhuB gene encoding Fe(3+)-hydroxamate ABC transporter permease FhuB, with product MVKKRFITFGALSFILFTGLLVFLLHSQLPATVYFTRLWAADDNLEILLINSYTLPRIGMAVLAGGLLGFASLLLQQVTANPLASDNTLGISSGAQFALFLCAIVMPEQLENGSAVIAVLGAAFSLILVLTLAMRKSMSPLLLILAGLVINLYFGAFSSMMMLFYPEESRGLAQWGAGSLVQESWRDSQVLCLQAIPACAIIALLIRPLTILTLNDANAQSLGVPVGKLRLIGVAVAAFLIAAVVSAVGMLGFLGLASATIVRQLGVRTLKGQLAASFVTGALLLGITDLCLQLLAQFKGISLPTGAVTALLGTPLLLWLMFRALSHTGRLQSQTVEKRRNFSPHFFAIILILLIISTVTALMLGQSLQGWHWLDIADQWDRQIFVLRYPRVLTALSVGILLAVAGVILQRLTLNPMASPELLGVSSGTTMGILAVIFLFSAQQTQWFWLAGILGALIALFILVAINQRQGMLPEKVLLTGISLSALLDTLQRLAIAGGDPRVNQLIAWTSGSTQNIHQDFALGYLCLSLLLLAASLIFCRWLELLALQTPMAQALGLNLPRTRWILIFFTAILTALATLIIGPLTFIGLLVPQITTLLGVKRVRNQLLISACLGGFIMMSADWLGRQILFPYEVPAGLVATLIGGTYFLLTVRKI
- a CDS encoding iron-siderophore ABC transporter substrate-binding protein, translating into MRMRFNLLPAYKLSAKWLAVLLACLALPLQAASSHLRIATLDWTVAETLIALGEPPIAVGDAKSYHQWVTQPPLPMNTLDLGVRMQPNPELLIPLSKTNRKTSLIFINTGFYASAAPLLQKFAEQVHSVNFYGEGDAWQNILTASKQVAVLINRPQAFEQLMQRYRQKLAEIRPHLQPYRDRPLALVQFIDSRHLRIYGKNSPFGAVLTQLGLRNAWAGSQNIWGFETIDATRLAKLPKNSRFVVIKPYPVNIPTALKYNTLWQRLAMARDPLILPAIWTFGGIPSAQRFAEALANGLQNGGETW
- a CDS encoding ABC transporter ATP-binding protein, with amino-acid sequence MFTVTDVTFKVPSRTLLFPISLSFKQGKVYGLIGHNGSGKSTLIKLLAKQNPYSSGLITFNNKPLPQWTSREFAKQVAYLPQNLPQATNLTARELIAMGRYAWNGLFGTDKKKDTDAINRALNLTRTEKFADQLVDTLSGGERSRIWLAMLLAQQSRFLLLDEPLAALDIAHQIEVMELVTKLAHELNLGIIIVIHDINLAARYCDHLIALHNGKLLAQGNAFDMVNTTKLQEIYGVRLNVIAHPETRRPVSFY
- the pntA gene encoding Re/Si-specific NAD(P)(+) transhydrogenase subunit alpha produces the protein MLIGVPRERLNGETRVAATPKTVEQIKKLGFDVIVENDAGFKASFEDNAFTAAGTSVGSQQDVWNADIIFKVNAPTDEEIALMKDGATLVSFIWPAQNPQLMEKLSAKKINVLAMDAVPRISRAQALDALSSMANISGYRAVIEAANAFGSFFTGQITAAGKVPPAKVLVIGAGVAGLAAIGAANSLGAIVRAFDSRPEVKEQVKSMGADFLEIDFEEEGGSGDGYAKVMSEEFNRRAMALYAEQAKDVDIIITTAAIPGKPAPRLITKEMVDSMKPGSVVVDLAALTGGNCEYTKAGEVVVTENQVKVIGYTDFPARLPTQSSQLYGTNLVNLLKLLAPNKDGQIDINFEDVVLRGVTVIRDGEVTWPAPPIQVSAQPQQKAAAAPVEKKEKEPTNPRVKYGIMAAIVVLFLWLAAVTPAAFLSHFTVFVLSCVVGYYVVWNVSHALHTPLMAVTNAISGIIIVGAVLQIAQGSFYVSLLAFIAILVASINIFGGFKVTQRMLSMFRKG